Proteins from one Pseudomonas bijieensis genomic window:
- the cyoA gene encoding ubiquinol oxidase subunit II: protein MSKNRYPRLLGLLPLLGTLLLGGCNMTLLDPKGQVGLDERNLIITATLLMLLVVVPVIVMTFLFAWKYRATNTNATYTPKWSHSTKIEVAVWTIPVLIIIALGYVTYKSTHALDPYRPLDSDVKPITIEVVSMDWKWLFIYPEQGIATVNKIVFPAHTPINFKVTSDTVMNSFFIPGLGGQIYAMAGMQTKLHLIANQNAELDGISANYSGAGFTGMKFKAIATTQEDFDAWVNDVKKAPKQLEKAEYEALSKPSQNNPVELYSSVTPNLFQTIIDKYEGMNPGKPMHHEKNEKEVAHNMEGMDMSSHSAAGAEE, encoded by the coding sequence ATGAGTAAAAACAGGTACCCCCGATTACTAGGCTTGCTGCCGCTGCTCGGCACGTTGTTGCTGGGAGGCTGCAACATGACCCTGCTCGATCCCAAGGGCCAGGTCGGCCTGGATGAACGAAACCTGATCATCACCGCCACGTTGCTGATGTTGCTGGTCGTCGTGCCAGTCATCGTCATGACTTTCCTGTTCGCCTGGAAGTACCGCGCGACCAACACCAATGCCACCTACACGCCGAAGTGGTCGCACTCGACCAAGATCGAAGTGGCGGTGTGGACCATTCCGGTGCTGATCATCATTGCCCTGGGTTACGTCACCTACAAGTCGACCCACGCCCTGGACCCGTATCGTCCGCTGGATTCCGACGTCAAGCCGATCACCATTGAAGTGGTCTCGATGGACTGGAAGTGGCTGTTCATCTATCCGGAACAAGGCATCGCCACCGTCAACAAGATCGTGTTCCCGGCCCACACGCCGATCAACTTCAAGGTCACCTCTGACACCGTGATGAACTCGTTCTTCATCCCGGGCCTGGGCGGCCAGATCTACGCGATGGCGGGCATGCAGACCAAGTTGCACCTGATCGCCAACCAGAACGCCGAACTCGACGGTATCTCCGCCAACTACAGCGGCGCGGGTTTCACCGGCATGAAGTTCAAAGCAATCGCCACGACCCAGGAAGATTTCGACGCCTGGGTCAACGATGTGAAGAAGGCACCTAAACAGCTTGAAAAAGCTGAATACGAAGCCCTTTCCAAACCGAGCCAGAACAACCCAGTCGAACTCTACTCGTCGGTTACGCCGAACCTGTTCCAGACCATCATCGACAAATATGAAGGGATGAATCCGGGCAAGCCGATGCACCACGAGAAGAACGAGAAGGAAGTGGCTCACAACATGGAAGGGATGGACATGAGCTCGCATTCAGCTGCCGGGGCAGAGGAGTAA
- a CDS encoding sensor domain-containing diguanylate cyclase: MGDASNIDMLRFDLSDLDEGVLHTILELVSDGIWDWNANTGFVYRNPGWYTMLGYPPHSLDNTVLTWESVIHPGDYPRVMALFDDYLEQRSHGYQAEYRCRTRDGSYIWIEDRGYVIARNPDGTVARMIGAHRSIDDKKRLFEQLERRNKSLEAVIEERTRELSRVNQQLQIQLEENRRLAETDALTLVANRYRLEQALPLACERAQRFREPLSLIAMDVDDFKDINDRYGHAFGDAALVQVVQAVQRCERDGDLLVRWGGDEFIMILPNTSLTDACLMAETIRRGLSDLLPVGDFQITMSFGVVQRFDDEQQAALLDRADQALYRSKMAGKNVICK, encoded by the coding sequence ATGGGAGATGCCTCGAACATCGACATGCTGCGGTTCGACTTGTCCGATCTGGACGAAGGCGTACTGCACACCATCCTGGAACTGGTCAGCGATGGCATCTGGGACTGGAATGCCAACACCGGCTTTGTCTACCGCAATCCCGGCTGGTACACGATGCTTGGCTACCCGCCTCACTCCCTGGACAACACCGTGCTGACCTGGGAGAGCGTGATCCACCCGGGTGACTATCCACGGGTCATGGCGTTGTTCGACGACTATCTGGAACAAAGATCCCACGGCTACCAGGCCGAATACCGTTGTCGCACGCGCGACGGTTCCTATATCTGGATCGAGGATCGCGGCTACGTGATCGCCCGCAACCCTGACGGCACGGTGGCGCGCATGATCGGCGCCCATCGCAGTATCGACGACAAGAAGCGCTTGTTCGAGCAACTGGAGCGGCGCAACAAGTCCCTGGAAGCAGTGATCGAAGAGCGCACCCGCGAACTGTCCCGGGTCAACCAACAATTGCAGATTCAACTCGAGGAAAACCGTCGACTCGCCGAGACCGATGCACTGACGCTGGTCGCCAACCGCTATCGCCTGGAGCAAGCGCTGCCACTGGCCTGCGAACGTGCCCAGCGCTTTCGCGAACCTTTGTCGCTGATCGCCATGGATGTCGACGATTTCAAAGACATCAACGACCGTTACGGACATGCTTTCGGCGATGCGGCATTGGTGCAAGTGGTGCAGGCGGTCCAGCGCTGCGAGCGCGACGGCGACCTGCTGGTGCGCTGGGGCGGCGACGAGTTCATCATGATCTTGCCCAACACCTCCCTGACCGACGCCTGCCTGATGGCCGAAACCATTCGCCGTGGATTGTCCGACCTGCTGCCGGTGGGCGATTTTCAGATCACCATGAGCTTTGGCGTGGTGCAGCGCTTCGACGATGAACAACAAGCGGCGCTGCTGGACCGGGCGGACCAGGCGCTGTATCGCTCAAAGATGGCCGGCAAGAATGTGATCTGCAAATGA
- a CDS encoding toxin, which yields MRTLFFETTTFTATVGHYLTDDEYRLLQSYLLEHPEVGDVMPRTGGFRKLRWFDERRGKGKRGGLRVIYYWLMNDRQFWMFAIYDKDELVNLTSEQEKTLKRAIEAELKVRGTL from the coding sequence ATGCGTACCCTATTCTTTGAAACGACTACGTTCACCGCCACGGTTGGCCATTACCTGACTGATGATGAGTATCGCCTGCTTCAGTCCTATTTGCTGGAGCATCCAGAAGTCGGTGACGTCATGCCACGTACCGGCGGCTTTCGTAAGCTGCGCTGGTTCGATGAGCGTCGTGGCAAAGGGAAGCGGGGTGGGTTGCGAGTCATTTACTATTGGCTCATGAACGATCGTCAGTTTTGGATGTTCGCGATTTATGACAAGGACGAGTTGGTAAACCTGACCTCCGAGCAAGAGAAGACGCTCAAGCGCGCCATAGAAGCTGAGTTGAAAGTACGAGGTACCTTATGA
- a CDS encoding cytochrome o ubiquinol oxidase subunit III produces the protein MSNLVTNVGHAHGQDHGHDDHHHDSGEMTVFGFWLYLMTDCILFASIFAAYAVLVNNVAGGPSGHDIFELPYVLGETALLLFSSITYGFAMLALFKGKKTQVLGWLAMTFLFGAGFIGMEINEFHMLISEGYGPNRSGFLSGFFTLVGTHGLHVTSGLIWMAIMMYQVQKNGLTATNKTRLSCLSLFWHFLDVVWICVFTVVYLMGTL, from the coding sequence ATGTCGAACTTAGTGACCAATGTTGGACACGCCCATGGTCAAGACCATGGGCACGATGACCATCACCACGACTCGGGCGAGATGACCGTATTCGGTTTCTGGCTCTACCTGATGACCGACTGCATTCTGTTTGCGTCGATCTTCGCAGCGTACGCGGTGCTGGTTAACAACGTCGCCGGTGGCCCGTCGGGCCACGACATCTTCGAGCTGCCGTACGTACTGGGCGAAACCGCGCTGCTGCTGTTCAGCTCGATCACCTACGGCTTCGCCATGCTGGCGTTGTTCAAGGGCAAGAAAACCCAGGTACTGGGCTGGCTGGCCATGACCTTCCTGTTCGGTGCCGGCTTCATCGGCATGGAGATCAACGAGTTCCACATGTTGATCTCCGAGGGCTACGGTCCTAACCGCAGCGGCTTCCTGTCCGGGTTCTTCACCCTGGTCGGTACCCACGGTCTGCACGTGACCAGCGGCCTGATCTGGATGGCGATCATGATGTACCAGGTCCAGAAAAACGGCCTGACTGCCACCAACAAGACGCGCCTGAGCTGCCTGAGCCTGTTCTGGCACTTCCTGGACGTGGTGTGGATCTGCGTATTCACCGTTGTTTATCTGATGGGGACCCTGTAA
- the cyoB gene encoding cytochrome o ubiquinol oxidase subunit I, with protein sequence MFGKLSWEAIPFHEPIVMVTLAIIALGGLALFAGITYFKKWTYLWTEWLTSVDHKKIGVMYIIVAMVMLLRGFADAIMMRTQLAMATEGSPGYLPPEHYDQIFTAHGVIMIIFMAMPFFTGLMNLAVPLQIGARDVAFPFLNSLSFWLLVSGVVLINLSLGVGEFAKTGWVAYPPLSGLQYSPGVGMDYYIWALQLSGLGTTLTGVNFLATVVKMRTPGMKLMDMPIFTWTCTWANVLIVASFPILTATLALLTLDRYMDFHIFTNELGGNPMMYVNLFWAWGHPEVYILILPAFGIFSEVISTFSGKKLFGHHSMIYASGAISVLGFMVWLHHFFTMGSGASVNAFFGLATMLISIPTGVKLFNWLFTIYQGRLRFTSHVMWTLGFMVTFAIGGMTGVLLAIPGADFVLHNSLFVIAHFHNVIIGGAVFGYIAGFAFYFPKAFGFKLHEGWGKAAFWFWITGFFVAFMPLYVLGFMGMTRRLNTTTNPEWVPYLYVAMFGAVMIAVGIACQLIQLYVSVRDRNKPENMCEHGDPWNAHTLEWSTSSPPPFYNFAVLPKADVIDPFTEAKENGTAYPVPARYEPIHMPNNTATGVVMGALLTVFGFAMIWHIWWLAIASLVGTVVYFAIHAARDDQGYMVPVDVIERIEAEQHKRLVAAGKVPATATRVETSLEQA encoded by the coding sequence ATGTTTGGTAAATTAAGTTGGGAAGCGATCCCGTTCCACGAGCCGATTGTCATGGTGACCCTCGCCATCATCGCGCTCGGTGGTCTGGCATTGTTTGCAGGCATCACTTATTTCAAGAAGTGGACCTACCTGTGGACCGAGTGGCTGACGTCGGTCGACCACAAGAAAATCGGCGTGATGTACATCATCGTCGCCATGGTCATGCTGCTGCGCGGTTTTGCCGACGCCATCATGATGCGTACCCAGCTGGCCATGGCCACCGAGGGTTCGCCTGGCTACCTGCCGCCTGAACACTATGACCAGATCTTCACCGCCCACGGTGTGATCATGATCATCTTCATGGCGATGCCATTCTTCACCGGCCTGATGAACCTTGCAGTGCCGCTGCAGATCGGCGCCCGCGACGTGGCCTTCCCGTTCCTGAACTCCTTGAGCTTCTGGCTGCTGGTATCGGGCGTGGTGCTGATCAACTTGTCCCTGGGCGTTGGCGAATTTGCCAAGACCGGTTGGGTTGCCTATCCGCCGCTGTCGGGCTTGCAATACAGTCCGGGCGTGGGGATGGATTACTACATCTGGGCGCTACAGCTTTCCGGGTTGGGTACGACGCTGACGGGGGTCAACTTCCTGGCCACCGTGGTGAAAATGCGTACCCCGGGCATGAAGCTGATGGACATGCCGATCTTCACCTGGACCTGCACCTGGGCCAACGTCCTGATCGTCGCCTCCTTCCCGATCCTGACCGCTACCCTGGCTTTGCTGACGCTTGACCGTTACATGGATTTCCACATTTTCACCAATGAACTGGGTGGAAATCCGATGATGTACGTCAACCTGTTCTGGGCCTGGGGTCACCCTGAGGTGTACATCCTGATCCTGCCGGCGTTCGGGATTTTCTCCGAAGTCATCTCGACCTTCTCCGGCAAGAAACTGTTCGGCCACCACTCGATGATCTACGCTTCCGGCGCGATCTCGGTACTGGGCTTCATGGTCTGGCTGCACCACTTCTTCACCATGGGTTCCGGGGCGAGCGTCAACGCCTTCTTCGGCTTGGCGACGATGCTGATTTCGATCCCGACCGGGGTGAAGCTGTTCAACTGGCTGTTCACCATCTATCAGGGCCGCCTGCGTTTCACCAGCCACGTAATGTGGACCCTGGGCTTCATGGTGACCTTCGCCATCGGCGGCATGACCGGCGTACTGCTGGCCATCCCGGGTGCTGACTTCGTGCTGCACAACAGCCTGTTCGTGATCGCGCACTTCCACAACGTGATCATCGGTGGCGCCGTGTTTGGCTACATCGCCGGTTTCGCCTTCTACTTCCCGAAAGCGTTCGGCTTCAAGCTGCACGAAGGTTGGGGCAAGGCCGCGTTCTGGTTCTGGATCACCGGCTTCTTCGTCGCGTTCATGCCGCTGTATGTACTGGGCTTCATGGGCATGACCCGTCGCCTGAACACCACTACCAACCCTGAGTGGGTGCCGTACCTGTACGTCGCCATGTTCGGTGCGGTGATGATCGCCGTCGGTATCGCCTGCCAGCTGATCCAGTTGTATGTCAGCGTGCGCGATCGCAACAAACCAGAGAACATGTGCGAACACGGCGACCCGTGGAATGCCCATACCCTGGAATGGTCGACCTCTTCGCCACCGCCGTTCTACAACTTTGCCGTGCTGCCAAAAGCGGACGTCATCGACCCGTTCACCGAAGCCAAGGAAAACGGTACCGCGTACCCGGTTCCGGCCAGGTACGAGCCGATCCACATGCCCAACAACACCGCCACCGGTGTGGTCATGGGGGCGCTGCTGACCGTGTTCGGTTTCGCGATGATCTGGCACATCTGGTGGCTGGCCATCGCCAGCCTGGTCGGCACCGTGGTGTATTTCGCCATCCATGCCGCCCGTGACGATCAGGGCTACATGGTGCCGGTGGATGTCATCGAGCGCATCGAAGCCGAGCAGCACAAACGTCTGGTAGCGGCCGGGAAAGTCCCAGCCACCGCCACCCGTGTTGAAACCTCGTTGGAACAGGCTTAA
- the cyoD gene encoding cytochrome o ubiquinol oxidase subunit IV, whose product MANAHSHDGHDAGHGSVKSYAIGFILSVILTVIPFGLVMYPTLPKSLTLWIILIFAVVQVLVHLVYFLHLDRSAAQRNNVVAFVFAAIVIVLLVGLSLWIMFSIHTNMMAH is encoded by the coding sequence ATGGCTAACGCTCATTCCCATGATGGCCACGACGCCGGCCACGGCAGCGTCAAGTCCTACGCCATCGGCTTCATCCTGTCGGTGATCCTGACCGTCATTCCGTTCGGCCTGGTGATGTACCCGACGCTGCCGAAAAGCCTGACCCTGTGGATCATCCTGATCTTCGCCGTGGTCCAGGTACTGGTGCACCTGGTGTACTTCCTGCACCTGGACCGCTCCGCCGCCCAACGTAACAACGTGGTCGCGTTTGTCTTTGCCGCGATCGTGATCGTCCTGCTGGTTGGCCTGTCGTTGTGGATCATGTTCAGCATCCATACCAACATGATGGCGCACTGA
- a CDS encoding helix-turn-helix domain-containing protein: MKKRDLFAEMMQGVEEMAAHREGKITLRQISIEDKPVPEVSAQEIVALRDKLHMSQAVFAKSIRTSPGTLRNWEQEKSKPNAQAALLIKLVEKFPDMVERLGAV, encoded by the coding sequence ATGAAAAAGCGCGATCTGTTTGCCGAGATGATGCAAGGCGTCGAGGAGATGGCCGCTCACCGCGAGGGCAAGATTACCCTTCGCCAGATATCGATCGAAGACAAACCGGTTCCCGAGGTGTCGGCCCAGGAAATCGTGGCTTTGCGCGACAAGCTCCACATGTCCCAAGCCGTTTTCGCCAAGAGCATCAGGACCAGTCCAGGTACCCTGAGAAATTGGGAACAGGAAAAATCCAAGCCTAACGCCCAGGCGGCTTTGTTGATCAAACTGGTCGAGAAGTTTCCAGATATGGTCGAACGACTTGGCGCTGTTTGA
- the cyoE gene encoding heme o synthase codes for MSLKHFIQITKPGIIFGNVLSVAGGFFLASKGHVDLAIFLAAMIGTSLVVASGCVFNNCIDRDIDIKMERTKNRALVQGLIPVQLALVFATVLGVAGVALLYWVANPLAALFAVIGFVIYVGLYSLYLKRKSVHGTLVGSLSGAMPPVIGYVAVSNSFDMAALTLLVMFSLWQMPHSYAIAIFRFNDYLAASIPVLPVKRGIRVAKKHILLYILAFLVATLMLTFSGYAGMSYLAVAAAMGMYWLYMAWTGYKAVDDTVWARKLFVFSIFTITALSVMMSLDFKVPSELLLTYAP; via the coding sequence ATGTCCCTGAAGCACTTTATCCAAATCACCAAGCCGGGGATCATTTTCGGTAACGTGCTTTCTGTGGCAGGCGGTTTTTTCCTGGCCTCCAAAGGGCATGTCGATCTGGCCATCTTCCTGGCGGCGATGATCGGCACGTCCCTGGTGGTGGCGTCCGGTTGCGTGTTCAACAACTGCATCGACCGCGACATCGACATCAAGATGGAGCGCACCAAGAACCGCGCCCTGGTTCAGGGCCTGATCCCGGTGCAACTGGCCTTGGTGTTCGCCACGGTGCTGGGCGTGGCCGGTGTCGCGCTGTTGTACTGGGTCGCTAACCCGTTGGCGGCGTTGTTCGCAGTGATCGGTTTTGTCATCTACGTCGGCCTCTACAGCCTGTACCTCAAGCGCAAGTCGGTCCACGGCACGCTGGTGGGCAGTCTGTCGGGGGCGATGCCGCCGGTGATCGGTTACGTCGCGGTGAGCAACAGCTTCGACATGGCGGCGCTGACGCTGCTGGTGATGTTCAGCCTGTGGCAGATGCCGCATTCCTATGCCATCGCGATCTTCCGCTTCAACGACTACCTGGCGGCCTCGATTCCGGTGCTGCCGGTCAAGCGTGGTATCCGGGTGGCGAAGAAGCACATCCTGCTCTACATCCTGGCCTTCCTCGTGGCGACCTTGATGCTGACCTTCAGCGGCTACGCCGGCATGAGCTACCTCGCCGTCGCCGCCGCCATGGGCATGTACTGGCTGTACATGGCCTGGACCGGCTACAAGGCGGTGGATGACACGGTCTGGGCACGCAAGCTGTTCGTGTTCTCGATCTTCACCATCACCGCCCTGAGCGTCATGATGTCCCTGGACTTCAAAGTGCCAAGTGAGCTGCTGCTGACTTACGCGCCTTAA
- a CDS encoding DUF72 domain-containing protein: MSTRSPSPSNLYLGCAGWSLPREQWLAFPVEGTHLQRYSARFPAVEINSSFYRPHRPATYAKWADSVTSDFRFSVKVPKQITHERRLLDCEGLMDDFLGQCSQLGEKLGCLLIQLPPSLAFDAAVAEAFFTALRDRYQGYAVLEPRHPSWLAPTAQALLQAQHIGRVAADPSPLPGCDRPAGWPGVRYYRLHGSPRIYYSPYDEPWLERLARQLKTGADTPTWCIFDNTASGAATPNALRLLELMRD, from the coding sequence TTGTCGACTCGATCCCCTTCCCCTTCTAACCTTTATCTGGGCTGCGCCGGTTGGTCGTTACCCCGGGAGCAATGGCTGGCCTTTCCCGTCGAGGGCACCCACTTGCAGCGCTATAGCGCACGCTTCCCGGCGGTGGAGATCAACAGTTCGTTCTACCGTCCGCACCGCCCCGCCACCTACGCAAAGTGGGCCGATAGCGTCACCTCGGACTTTCGCTTCTCGGTCAAAGTGCCAAAACAGATCACCCATGAACGGCGGCTGCTCGATTGCGAAGGGCTTATGGATGATTTTCTGGGGCAATGCTCGCAATTGGGAGAGAAACTGGGCTGCCTGCTGATCCAGTTACCACCATCACTGGCCTTCGATGCCGCAGTGGCCGAAGCATTCTTCACCGCATTGCGCGACCGTTATCAGGGCTATGCCGTGCTTGAACCCCGGCATCCGAGCTGGCTCGCGCCGACGGCGCAAGCACTGCTGCAAGCCCAGCACATCGGCCGCGTCGCCGCCGATCCCTCGCCATTGCCCGGTTGCGATCGACCGGCAGGCTGGCCTGGCGTTCGTTACTACCGGTTGCACGGTTCGCCGCGAATTTACTACTCCCCGTACGATGAGCCCTGGCTGGAACGGCTCGCCCGGCAATTGAAGACCGGGGCCGACACACCGACCTGGTGCATCTTTGACAACACTGCCAGTGGCGCCGCAACGCCCAATGCCCTGCGACTGTTGGAGCTGATGCGAGATTGA